A genomic region of Fundidesulfovibrio terrae contains the following coding sequences:
- a CDS encoding phosphoribosylanthranilate isomerase gives MVKVCGMTLPEQVKALDGLGVDLLGFIFAAKSPRRVTPEHVASIARGRAKRVGVFVEQDADAVNRIMEAAGLDYAQLHAGQDEAFCRTVGHERVIKVFWPQRYLVVGSPNPIAQAGTVDPAAALEALERDMDRFTHSCALMLLDSGTSGGGHGKSLDFAALSGLRAPKPWLLAGGLSPDNAALALREAHPAGLDLNSGVESSPGVKDISRVTQALHIIKSF, from the coding sequence CTGGTGAAAGTCTGCGGCATGACGTTACCCGAACAGGTCAAAGCCCTGGACGGCCTGGGCGTGGACCTGCTCGGCTTCATCTTCGCGGCCAAGAGCCCGCGAAGGGTCACGCCGGAGCACGTGGCGTCGATAGCACGCGGGCGGGCCAAGCGCGTCGGCGTGTTCGTTGAGCAGGACGCCGACGCGGTGAACCGGATCATGGAAGCGGCCGGGCTCGATTACGCCCAGCTCCACGCCGGGCAGGACGAGGCCTTCTGCCGGACAGTCGGCCACGAGCGGGTCATCAAGGTGTTCTGGCCGCAGCGGTATCTCGTTGTTGGTTCGCCCAACCCGATCGCGCAGGCCGGGACCGTGGACCCGGCCGCCGCACTCGAGGCTCTTGAGCGCGACATGGACCGTTTCACGCACTCCTGCGCCCTGATGCTGCTCGATTCGGGCACATCCGGCGGCGGCCACGGCAAGAGCCTCGATTTCGCCGCGCTCTCCGGGCTTCGCGCCCCGAAGCCGTGGCTCCTGGCCGGAGGGCTCTCCCCGGACAACGCGGCCCTGGCCCTGCGGGAAGCTCATCCCGCCGGACTGGACCTCAACTCCGGAGTCGAATCCTCTCCGGGCGTCAAAGACATTTCCAGAGTTACTCAAGCGCTACACATAATTAAAAGTTTTTGA
- the aroA gene encoding 3-phosphoshikimate 1-carboxyvinyltransferase: MRDLIDIKAPASKSVSHRAFICASLADGESLVVDALESDDLIRTRRCLAACGASFKSTDRGWEITGIGGRPRGGTSEPADCNVGESGTTCRLLTAVLAAGEGLFRIHGEGRMHDRPIGQLTSALEPLGPQFRWEGKPGYPPFVVSTSGLSGGDASISLDESSQYLSGILLASPLADKPMRVGIGGDKVVSWPYVSLTLMAMADFGIDVAVLALEGSDWVRKQFTEVSSVVPGKLVFEVSPARYKARTYVVEGDWSNASYFLAAGAVGPRPARLRGLRRDSLQGDKAILDILASMGGKVTWDQDGVVVSPGDGGLTGVDVDMGHCPDLVPTVCAVAAQAKGATTIRNVAHLRIKESDRLQACADEVRKVGAEVVTFEDGLTITPGPIRRDEAVNFCTYGDHRMAMSMALMELAGIDVRLDSPACVAKSFPGFWDQWRLTR, translated from the coding sequence ATGCGCGACCTCATCGACATCAAGGCTCCGGCCTCCAAGTCCGTGTCGCACCGGGCCTTCATCTGCGCCTCCCTGGCAGACGGCGAGTCCCTGGTGGTGGACGCCCTGGAATCCGACGACCTGATCCGCACCCGACGCTGCCTGGCCGCCTGCGGGGCCTCCTTCAAGAGCACCGACCGGGGCTGGGAGATCACCGGCATCGGCGGACGCCCCAGGGGCGGCACCTCCGAACCGGCGGACTGCAACGTGGGCGAATCCGGCACCACCTGCCGCCTGCTCACGGCCGTGCTGGCCGCCGGGGAAGGGCTGTTCCGCATCCACGGCGAGGGCCGCATGCACGACCGGCCCATCGGCCAGCTCACCAGCGCCCTGGAACCGCTCGGGCCGCAGTTCCGGTGGGAGGGCAAGCCCGGCTACCCGCCCTTCGTGGTATCCACTTCCGGCCTCTCGGGCGGCGACGCCTCCATCTCGCTGGACGAGTCCAGCCAGTACCTGTCGGGCATCCTGCTGGCCTCGCCGCTGGCGGACAAGCCCATGCGGGTGGGCATCGGGGGGGACAAGGTGGTCTCCTGGCCGTACGTGTCGCTCACGCTCATGGCCATGGCCGACTTCGGCATCGACGTGGCCGTGCTGGCCCTGGAAGGCTCGGACTGGGTGCGCAAGCAGTTCACCGAGGTCTCGTCGGTGGTTCCGGGCAAGCTCGTCTTCGAGGTGAGCCCGGCCCGCTACAAGGCCCGCACCTACGTGGTGGAGGGCGACTGGTCCAACGCGTCCTACTTCCTGGCCGCCGGTGCCGTGGGGCCGCGTCCGGCGAGGCTTCGCGGACTGCGCCGGGATTCGCTCCAGGGCGACAAGGCCATCCTCGACATCCTGGCCTCCATGGGGGGCAAGGTGACCTGGGACCAGGACGGCGTGGTGGTGTCACCCGGCGACGGCGGCCTCACGGGCGTCGACGTGGACATGGGCCACTGCCCGGACCTGGTGCCCACGGTATGCGCCGTGGCCGCCCAGGCCAAGGGCGCGACCACCATCCGCAACGTGGCGCATCTGCGCATCAAGGAATCGGACCGCCTCCAGGCCTGCGCCGACGAGGTGCGCAAGGTCGGGGCCGAGGTGGTCACCTTCGAGGACGGGCTGACCATCACCCCCGGCCCCATCCGCAGGGACGAGGCGGTCAACTTCTGCACCTACGGCGACCACCGCATGGCCATGAGCATGGCCCTCATGGAGCTCGCCGGCATCGACGTGCGCCTGGACAGCCCGGCCTGCGTGGCCAAGAGCTTCCCGGGATTCTGGGATCAGTGGAGGCTCACGCGGTGA
- the trpD gene encoding anthranilate phosphoribosyltransferase has product MEVLEHLAIGKNLTEEQALASFRAMYTGEMPASCVGAFLMGLKTKGETGLEIACGVKAALEQARLVPGLTEDRIDTCGTGGDNTCSFNCSTAVALYLAALGHKVVKHGNRSVSSTCGSADVVESLGLGLTVEPEKVAAQLKERNFVFLFAPNFHPAFKRIMPIRKELGARTLFNLMGPLLNPARPTHQLLGVPTAGFVPLIAEALALTGVRRAAVVHGAGGFDELSPFGPAEVVWIRDGWTRRETLDPQTVGIPRHKLSEVAVASKDEAVAVLLELLSGDGPEAMKDMLALNLGACLHLLEDGLTLNQGVEKAREAVRAGAAAKFWEGKINA; this is encoded by the coding sequence ATGGAAGTCCTGGAACATCTGGCCATCGGCAAGAACCTGACCGAAGAGCAGGCGCTCGCGTCGTTTCGCGCCATGTACACGGGCGAGATGCCCGCGTCCTGCGTGGGGGCCTTCCTCATGGGCCTCAAGACCAAGGGTGAGACCGGCCTCGAGATCGCCTGCGGCGTGAAGGCCGCCCTGGAGCAGGCCCGCCTGGTGCCCGGCCTCACCGAGGACCGCATCGACACCTGCGGCACCGGCGGCGACAACACCTGCTCCTTCAACTGCTCCACCGCCGTGGCCCTGTACCTGGCCGCGCTCGGGCACAAGGTGGTCAAGCACGGCAACCGCTCCGTGTCCTCCACGTGCGGCTCGGCCGACGTCGTGGAATCGCTAGGCCTCGGCCTCACCGTGGAGCCCGAAAAGGTGGCCGCGCAGCTCAAAGAGCGCAATTTCGTCTTCCTCTTCGCCCCCAACTTCCACCCGGCCTTCAAGCGCATCATGCCCATCCGCAAGGAGCTGGGCGCGAGGACGCTCTTCAACCTCATGGGGCCGCTCTTGAACCCGGCCCGGCCCACCCACCAGCTTCTGGGCGTGCCCACCGCCGGATTCGTGCCGCTCATCGCCGAGGCCCTGGCCCTCACCGGCGTGCGCCGCGCCGCCGTGGTGCACGGCGCGGGCGGCTTCGACGAGCTCTCGCCCTTCGGCCCGGCTGAGGTGGTTTGGATACGCGACGGCTGGACCCGCCGCGAGACCCTGGACCCGCAGACGGTGGGCATCCCGCGCCACAAGCTCTCCGAGGTGGCCGTGGCCAGCAAGGACGAGGCCGTGGCCGTGCTCCTGGAGCTCCTGTCCGGCGACGGCCCCGAGGCCATGAAGGACATGCTGGCCCTGAACCTGGGCGCCTGCCTGCACCTGCTGGAGGACGGACTCACCCTCAACCAGGGTGTGGAGAAGGCCCGCGAGGCCGTGCGAGCCGGAGCCGCCGCCAAGTTCTGGGAAGGAAAGATCAATGCTTGA
- a CDS encoding anthranilate synthase component II, with the protein MFLLIDNFDSFTFNLVQYFQQLGHEPVVLTNDDPEVLSLAESGKIERCVISPGPSRPENAGLCLEFLGKLPKKTPVLGVCLGHQILGHFAGAPVVVADRIMHGKTSLVTHRESGLFEGVPNPMEVCRYHSLLVLAHKAPEKLEITAWTDENEVMGLRWKDRPWVGVQFHPESVLTPDGMRLLKNFPEKIA; encoded by the coding sequence ATGTTTTTGCTCATAGATAATTTCGACTCGTTCACGTTCAACCTGGTGCAGTACTTCCAGCAGCTGGGGCACGAGCCGGTGGTCCTGACCAACGACGACCCCGAGGTGCTTTCTCTGGCCGAGTCCGGGAAGATCGAGAGATGCGTCATCTCTCCTGGGCCGAGCAGGCCGGAAAACGCCGGACTGTGCCTGGAGTTCCTGGGCAAGCTGCCCAAGAAGACGCCGGTTTTGGGCGTGTGCCTGGGCCACCAGATCCTGGGGCACTTCGCGGGCGCGCCTGTGGTGGTGGCGGACAGGATCATGCACGGAAAGACCAGCCTGGTGACCCACCGGGAGAGCGGGCTTTTCGAGGGCGTGCCCAACCCCATGGAAGTGTGCCGGTATCACTCGCTCTTGGTTCTTGCCCATAAGGCCCCGGAAAAGCTTGAGATCACGGCTTGGACCGACGAGAACGAGGTGATGGGCCTGAGGTGGAAGGACCGCCCCTGGGTGGGCGTGCAGTTCCATCCCGAGAGCGTGCTCACGCCGGACGGAATGCGGCTCTTAAAGAACTTTCCGGAGAAGATCGCCTAG
- a CDS encoding 3-dehydroquinate synthase II family protein has translation MKQVWFNAIPFDKKLVTLALESGVDAVITDEKHAEAVRALGRVEVLTPGDVVRVELNSKADEETATAALKAGVKTVLGLGWEIIPVENILAQSTGLGVEVADLDQARLAAGILERGVDVIVVLPQAAGDLKKIVAEVKLSQGKVALQKGVVTSIKSAGLGHRVCVDTMSMLKKTQGMLVGNSSAFTFLVHAETESNPYVAARPFRVNAGAVHAYAVMPGDKTNYLEELASGDEVLVVSASGDTSLATIGRVKVEIRPMLLVTAKVGDTEGAVFLQNAETIRLTRPDGEPVSVVSLKVGDEVLCKVDQAGRHFGMRISEEIKEG, from the coding sequence GTGAAACAGGTTTGGTTCAACGCAATACCCTTCGACAAGAAGCTGGTCACCCTGGCCCTGGAGTCCGGCGTGGACGCCGTGATCACCGACGAGAAGCACGCCGAGGCCGTGCGCGCCCTGGGCCGGGTGGAAGTGCTCACCCCGGGCGACGTGGTCCGGGTGGAACTCAACTCCAAGGCCGACGAGGAGACCGCCACGGCAGCCCTCAAGGCGGGCGTCAAGACCGTGCTGGGCCTGGGCTGGGAGATCATCCCGGTGGAGAACATCCTGGCCCAGTCCACCGGCCTTGGCGTCGAAGTGGCGGACCTCGACCAGGCCCGCCTGGCCGCAGGCATCCTGGAGCGCGGCGTGGACGTCATCGTGGTACTGCCCCAGGCGGCCGGGGACCTGAAAAAGATCGTGGCCGAGGTGAAGCTCTCCCAGGGCAAGGTGGCCCTGCAAAAGGGAGTGGTCACCTCCATCAAGTCCGCCGGGCTGGGGCACAGGGTGTGCGTGGACACCATGAGCATGCTCAAAAAGACCCAAGGCATGCTGGTGGGCAACTCCAGCGCCTTCACCTTCCTGGTGCACGCCGAGACCGAGTCCAACCCCTACGTGGCCGCGCGGCCCTTCCGGGTGAACGCCGGAGCCGTGCACGCCTACGCGGTGATGCCCGGCGACAAGACCAACTACCTGGAAGAACTGGCCTCGGGCGACGAGGTGCTGGTGGTGTCCGCCTCGGGGGACACTTCGCTGGCCACCATCGGCCGGGTGAAGGTGGAGATACGGCCCATGCTGCTAGTCACGGCCAAGGTGGGCGACACGGAAGGCGCGGTGTTCCTGCAGAACGCCGAGACCATCCGCCTGACCCGCCCGGACGGCGAGCCGGTCAGCGTGGTGAGCCTCAAGGTGGGCGACGAGGTGCTGTGCAAGGTGGACCAGGCCGGGCGCCACTTCGGCATGCGCATCAGCGAAGAGATCAAGGAAGGCTAG
- a CDS encoding anthranilate synthase component I family protein, translating to MIELMQEAKWLPADVQTPISLYLGLVGDRPGILFESAEVDGRLGRYSILAWDFRLTANCQDGKLSLTTRDERLKPLEELSGQPFLTGVRELMAAITLTPPEGFEDLPGITRGLYGYFGYGSAALFSPKVAKVIPPKDMDCTLVLPGHVVLFDHLRHRCCLLSLGGGMRPKLDASAVLRTMDKAEMGGVLHHPGEQAFLAGVRKAKEMIHQGECIQVVLSNRFHAPFSGDPFAVYRRLRQVNPSPYMFFVRLPRVTLVGSSPEFLVRCVNGQLTTAPIAGTRPRGRDEAEDEAFAQDLLADPKERAEHVMLVDLGRNDLGRIATPGSVRVEKFMQVEKFSHVLHLTSYVTAHLKEGLDALDVIGSVFPAGTVSGAPKVRAMEIIAEIETISRGPYAGAIGWLGLDKGRVDLDTGILIRSMWFKDGMVHWQTGAGIVFDSDPDKEWQEVHNKARVLAEVLAKQGDTDVFAHR from the coding sequence ATGATCGAGCTCATGCAGGAAGCCAAGTGGCTGCCCGCCGACGTGCAGACGCCCATCAGCCTCTATCTGGGGCTTGTGGGCGACAGGCCGGGCATACTCTTCGAGTCCGCCGAGGTGGACGGACGCCTCGGACGCTACTCGATCCTGGCCTGGGACTTCCGCCTGACGGCCAACTGCCAGGACGGCAAGCTCTCCCTGACCACCCGCGACGAGCGCCTGAAGCCCCTCGAGGAACTGAGCGGCCAGCCTTTCCTTACAGGCGTGCGCGAGCTGATGGCCGCCATCACCCTCACCCCGCCCGAGGGCTTCGAGGACCTGCCCGGCATCACGCGCGGCCTGTACGGCTATTTCGGCTACGGCTCGGCCGCGCTCTTTTCGCCCAAGGTGGCCAAGGTCATCCCGCCCAAGGACATGGACTGCACCCTGGTGCTGCCCGGCCATGTGGTGCTCTTCGACCACCTGCGCCACCGCTGCTGCCTCTTGTCGCTCGGCGGCGGCATGCGGCCCAAGCTGGACGCCTCGGCCGTGCTGCGCACCATGGACAAGGCCGAGATGGGCGGAGTGCTGCACCATCCGGGCGAGCAGGCCTTCCTGGCCGGGGTGCGCAAGGCCAAGGAGATGATCCACCAGGGCGAGTGCATCCAGGTGGTGCTCTCCAACCGCTTCCATGCGCCATTCTCGGGCGACCCCTTCGCCGTGTACCGCCGCCTGCGCCAGGTGAACCCCTCGCCCTACATGTTCTTCGTGAGGCTGCCGCGCGTGACGCTGGTGGGCTCCTCGCCGGAGTTTCTGGTGCGCTGCGTGAACGGCCAGCTCACCACCGCGCCCATCGCCGGGACCCGCCCGCGCGGGCGCGACGAGGCCGAGGATGAAGCTTTCGCCCAGGACCTGCTGGCCGACCCCAAGGAGCGCGCCGAGCACGTGATGCTCGTGGACCTTGGCCGAAACGACCTGGGCCGCATCGCCACCCCCGGCAGCGTCCGCGTGGAGAAATTCATGCAGGTGGAGAAGTTCTCCCACGTGCTGCACCTGACATCCTACGTCACGGCCCACCTCAAGGAGGGCTTGGACGCCCTCGACGTGATCGGCTCGGTTTTCCCGGCCGGCACCGTGAGTGGCGCGCCCAAGGTCCGGGCCATGGAGATCATCGCCGAGATCGAGACCATCTCGCGCGGGCCCTACGCCGGAGCCATCGGCTGGCTCGGCCTGGACAAGGGCCGCGTGGACCTGGACACCGGCATCCTCATCCGCTCCATGTGGTTCAAGGACGGCATGGTGCACTGGCAGACCGGGGCCGGGATCGTATTCGACTCCGACCCGGACAAGGAATGGCAGGAAGTGCACAACAAGGCCCGGGTGCTTGCCGAGGTTCTGGCCAAACAGGGAGATACCGATGTTTTTGCTCATAGATAA
- the trpB gene encoding tryptophan synthase subunit beta yields the protein MQKGYFGKFGGMFVPELLMPPLLEIEQAMNTIVPSQAFQAEFQSVLEDYVGRPSALYRCPNLSNKLGFNLWLKREDLNHTGAHKINNALGQGLLCKHMGKSVLLAETGAGMHGVATATAAAMLGLECVVYMGATDVVRQSHNVRRMGLLGATVVPIDSGTQTLKDAINAALRRWIADQRTTHYCFGTAAGPHPFPQLVREFQAVISREAKAQFMRKIGRLPDYVVACVGGGSNAIGAFHEFVPHTEVKLVGVEAAGTGEPGCDNSAPLNLGTPGVLHGAMSMLLQTPEGQIMPSHSIAPGLDYPGVGPEHAGLQDSGRAAYGTINDGQALNAFHTLCRTEGIIPALESSHAVAWVLENAGSIPKDSHVMVCLSGRGDKDIGIIEEYEKKGKA from the coding sequence ATGCAAAAAGGTTATTTCGGCAAATTCGGCGGGATGTTCGTTCCCGAACTGCTCATGCCGCCCCTCCTCGAAATCGAGCAGGCCATGAACACCATCGTCCCCAGCCAGGCCTTCCAGGCGGAATTCCAGTCCGTCCTGGAGGACTACGTGGGCAGGCCCTCTGCCCTGTACCGCTGCCCCAACCTCTCCAACAAACTCGGATTCAACCTCTGGCTCAAGCGCGAGGACCTGAACCACACGGGCGCGCACAAGATCAACAACGCCCTGGGCCAGGGGCTTTTGTGCAAGCACATGGGCAAGTCGGTGCTTCTGGCCGAGACGGGCGCGGGCATGCACGGCGTGGCCACGGCCACGGCCGCGGCCATGCTGGGCCTGGAGTGCGTGGTGTACATGGGGGCGACCGACGTGGTGCGCCAGTCCCACAACGTGCGCCGCATGGGCCTTCTCGGCGCCACTGTGGTGCCCATCGACTCCGGCACCCAGACCCTGAAGGACGCCATCAACGCGGCGCTGCGCCGCTGGATCGCGGACCAGCGCACCACCCACTACTGCTTCGGCACGGCGGCCGGGCCGCATCCGTTCCCGCAGCTGGTCCGCGAGTTCCAGGCCGTGATCAGCCGCGAGGCCAAGGCCCAGTTCATGCGCAAGATAGGCCGCCTGCCGGACTACGTGGTGGCCTGCGTGGGCGGCGGCTCCAACGCCATCGGGGCCTTCCACGAATTCGTTCCCCACACCGAGGTCAAGCTGGTGGGCGTCGAGGCCGCCGGCACCGGCGAGCCCGGCTGCGACAACTCCGCTCCGCTCAATCTGGGCACGCCGGGCGTGCTGCACGGGGCCATGAGCATGCTGCTGCAGACCCCGGAGGGCCAGATCATGCCCTCGCACTCCATCGCGCCGGGCCTGGACTATCCGGGCGTGGGCCCCGAGCACGCCGGGCTTCAGGACAGTGGGCGCGCCGCCTACGGCACCATCAACGACGGCCAAGCCCTGAACGCCTTCCACACCCTGTGCAGGACAGAAGGCATCATCCCGGCCCTTGAGAGCTCCCACGCGGTGGCCTGGGTGCTGGAAAACGCAGGCAGCATCCCCAAGGACAGCCACGTGATGGTCTGCCTGTCCGGGCGCGGCGACAAGGATATCGGCATCATCGAAGAGTACGAGAAGAAAGGGAAGGCATAG
- the pheA gene encoding prephenate dehydratase, translating into MALEKDDPARDMPLDDVREAIDQVDLELLALLNKRAGYSIEVGRRKADSDEPVFKPFREKEVLEKLSHLNPGPMPDEHLRAIYREIMSSSRRLQRRQKVAYLGPEGTFSSFAAVSYLGKSADFEPRKTIDEVFEAVSLRDVELGVIPLENSLQGTVGQSLDLFLRHEVFIQAELYCKISHALLSKGTDLTRIEEVYSHPQPLAQCGGWLKAHLPMARIVPAESTAAAARRVIYNPKAAAIGHVKLSEMLGLNVLASRIEDLPDNWTRFLVIGPAETKSGNRDKTSILFTLPDKPGALSVVLSKLAGAGINLTKLESRPLRGEKWKYVFFADLQCDLGREEFQNMLVELRNELHSLRILGSYPAGPHLDVSGSAVVERG; encoded by the coding sequence ATGGCTCTCGAAAAAGACGATCCCGCGCGCGACATGCCCCTCGACGACGTCCGTGAGGCTATCGACCAGGTGGACCTGGAGCTTCTGGCCCTCCTCAACAAGCGGGCGGGCTACTCCATCGAGGTGGGCAGGCGCAAGGCCGACAGCGACGAGCCCGTGTTCAAGCCCTTCCGTGAGAAGGAAGTGCTGGAGAAACTCTCGCACCTGAACCCCGGCCCCATGCCCGACGAGCACCTGCGGGCCATCTACCGGGAAATAATGTCCAGCTCCAGGCGGCTCCAGCGCCGCCAGAAGGTGGCCTACCTGGGGCCCGAGGGAACCTTCTCCTCCTTCGCTGCGGTCTCCTACCTGGGCAAGAGCGCGGATTTCGAGCCGCGCAAGACCATCGACGAGGTCTTCGAGGCAGTGAGCCTGCGCGACGTGGAGCTTGGGGTCATTCCCCTGGAGAACTCCCTGCAGGGCACGGTGGGCCAGAGCCTGGACCTCTTTCTCAGGCACGAGGTGTTCATCCAGGCCGAGCTCTACTGCAAGATCAGCCACGCGCTCCTCTCCAAGGGGACGGACCTGACGCGCATCGAAGAGGTATACTCCCACCCGCAGCCCCTGGCCCAGTGCGGCGGCTGGCTCAAAGCGCATCTGCCCATGGCCCGCATCGTGCCCGCTGAATCGACAGCGGCTGCGGCGCGCCGGGTGATCTACAACCCCAAGGCCGCGGCCATCGGACACGTGAAGCTCTCCGAGATGCTGGGCTTAAACGTCCTGGCCAGCCGCATCGAGGACCTGCCCGACAACTGGACGCGCTTCCTGGTCATCGGGCCAGCCGAGACCAAGTCCGGCAACCGGGACAAGACCTCCATCCTGTTCACCCTGCCGGACAAGCCGGGCGCGCTCTCGGTGGTGCTCTCCAAACTGGCCGGGGCCGGGATCAACCTGACCAAGCTGGAGTCGCGCCCGCTGCGCGGCGAGAAGTGGAAGTACGTGTTCTTCGCCGACCTGCAATGCGACCTGGGTCGCGAGGAGTTCCAGAACATGCTGGTGGAGCTCCGCAACGAACTGCACTCCCTGCGCATTCTCGGGAGCTACCCGGCGGGGCCGCACCTGGACGTGTCGGGCTCGGCCGTGGTGGAAAGGGGATAG
- a CDS encoding prephenate dehydrogenase/arogenate dehydrogenase family protein has product MSKAQAIRTLTVVGAGGKMGRLFVSRCRREGLACFELDAPLESEASREAASRALPRTDMVLLCVPAQAMASVLAQLGPLIPKGSVVADICSVKVRPLEEMMLLHPGPVVGTHPLFGPRPAEGEELRVAVCPGRSEEAARQVEELMAKLGFAPFRTTAEEHDRAMAYVQGLNFVSTVAYLAAQASHDEFDRFLTPSFRRRLDAAKKLILEDADLFRLIYEANPFSLEAVRSYRNYLNVAAGGDLEVLVERAKSWWKDETPRPGGKVN; this is encoded by the coding sequence GTGAGCAAGGCCCAGGCCATTCGCACGCTGACGGTGGTCGGGGCCGGCGGCAAGATGGGACGGCTTTTCGTGTCCCGCTGCCGCCGGGAGGGCCTGGCCTGCTTCGAGCTGGACGCGCCGCTGGAGAGCGAGGCTTCGCGCGAGGCGGCAAGTCGCGCCCTGCCACGCACGGATATGGTGCTGCTCTGCGTGCCCGCCCAGGCCATGGCCTCGGTGCTGGCGCAGCTTGGGCCGCTGATCCCGAAAGGCTCTGTCGTGGCGGACATCTGTTCGGTGAAGGTGCGTCCGCTGGAAGAAATGATGCTTCTGCATCCCGGTCCTGTGGTTGGCACGCACCCGCTGTTCGGCCCCAGGCCCGCCGAGGGCGAGGAGCTTCGGGTGGCTGTGTGCCCCGGCCGAAGCGAGGAAGCGGCGCGCCAGGTGGAGGAGCTGATGGCCAAGCTCGGCTTCGCACCGTTCCGCACCACGGCCGAGGAGCACGACCGGGCCATGGCCTACGTGCAGGGGCTCAATTTCGTGTCCACGGTGGCGTACCTGGCGGCCCAGGCCAGCCACGACGAGTTCGACCGGTTTCTCACTCCGTCGTTTCGCCGCAGGCTGGACGCGGCCAAGAAGCTGATCCTCGAGGACGCGGACCTGTTCCGCCTCATCTACGAGGCCAACCCGTTCAGCCTGGAGGCCGTGCGCTCCTACCGCAACTACCTGAACGTGGCCGCGGGCGGCGACCTGGAAGTGCTGGTGGAGCGGGCCAAGAGCTGGTGGAAGGACGAAACGCCCCGCCCGGGCGGCAAGGTTAACTAA
- a CDS encoding indole-3-glycerol-phosphate synthase produces the protein MLEKFRQAKGPGIERLIALEDEGLMPAPFGGERPDFIRALWEHAPGAVIAEYKRASPSRGEIDMTLTPEQVAAAYRDAGAAALSVLTEEHYFKGSLEYLSRMAGAGLPMLRKDFILHPVQVIETAATPASAFLLIARMSTQEELREMLGLGMAFELQAVVEVFDEADLEKAQALDPEIIQVNSRDLDKLTTDLAVAERLARHKQEGQIWIAASGITTPDDRERMIQAGYDAVLVGTSLMSGGDPGAALKKLMGRNG, from the coding sequence ATGCTTGAGAAGTTCCGCCAGGCCAAGGGCCCCGGCATCGAACGCCTGATCGCCCTCGAGGATGAAGGCCTCATGCCCGCTCCCTTCGGGGGCGAGCGTCCGGACTTCATCCGCGCACTCTGGGAGCACGCCCCCGGCGCGGTGATCGCCGAGTACAAGCGCGCCTCCCCCTCGCGCGGCGAGATCGACATGACGCTCACCCCGGAGCAGGTGGCCGCCGCCTACAGGGACGCCGGCGCCGCCGCCCTGTCCGTGCTCACCGAGGAGCACTACTTCAAGGGGAGCCTCGAATACCTCAGCCGCATGGCCGGGGCGGGGTTGCCCATGTTGCGCAAGGACTTCATCCTGCACCCCGTGCAGGTGATCGAGACCGCCGCCACCCCGGCTTCCGCGTTCCTGCTCATCGCGCGCATGAGCACGCAGGAGGAGCTGCGCGAGATGCTGGGGCTGGGCATGGCCTTCGAACTCCAGGCCGTGGTGGAGGTGTTCGACGAGGCCGACCTGGAAAAGGCCCAGGCCCTGGACCCGGAAATCATCCAGGTCAACAGCCGCGACCTGGACAAACTGACCACCGACCTGGCCGTGGCCGAGCGGCTGGCCAGGCACAAGCAGGAAGGCCAGATCTGGATCGCCGCCAGCGGGATCACCACGCCCGACGATCGCGAGCGCATGATCCAGGCCGGATACGACGCCGTGCTGGTGGGCACGTCGCTCATGAGCGGCGGCGACCCCGGCGCGGCCCTGAAGAAGCTGATGGGGAGAAACGGGTGA